From one Phocoena sinus isolate mPhoSin1 chromosome 4, mPhoSin1.pri, whole genome shotgun sequence genomic stretch:
- the TRA2B gene encoding LOW QUALITY PROTEIN: transformer-2 protein homolog beta (The sequence of the model RefSeq protein was modified relative to this genomic sequence to represent the inferred CDS: inserted 4 bases in 3 codons; deleted 1 base in 1 codon): protein MSDSGEQNYGERESRSASRSGSAHGSGKSAGIPLQGLAPRKDSRRSRSKSRSRSESRSRSRRSSRRHYTRSRSRSRSHRRSRSRSYSRDYRRRHSHSHSPXATRRRHVGNRANPDPNCCLGVFGLSLYTTERDLREVFSKYGPIADVSXVYDQQSRRSRGFAXVYFENVDDAKEAKERANGMELDGRRIRVDFSITKRPHTPTPGIYMGRPTYGSSRRRDYYDRGYDRGYDDRDYYSRSYRGGGGGGGGWRAAQDRDQIYRRRSPSPYYSRGGYRSRSRSRSYSPRRY, encoded by the exons ATGAGCGACAGCGGCGAGCAGAACTACGGCGAGCGG GAATCCCGTTCTGCTTCCAGAAGTGGAAGTGCTCATGGATCTGGGAAATCTGCAGGCATACCCCTGCAAGGTCTCGCTCCAAGGAAAGATTCCAGGCGTTCCAGATCAAAGTCCAGGTCCAGATCTGAATCTAG GTCTAGATCCAGAAGAAGTTCGCGAAGGCATTATACAAGGTCACGATCTCGGTCCCGCTCCCATAGAAGATCCCGTAGCAGATCTTACAGTAGAGATTAT CGAAGACGGCATAGCCACAGTCATTCTCC TGCTACTCGCAGGCGTCATGTTGGGAATCGg gcAAATCCTGATCCCAACTGTTGTCTTGGAGTATTTGGATTGAGCTTATACACTACAGAAAGAGATCTAAGAGAAGTGTTCTCTAAATATGGCCCAATTGCTGATGTGT ATGTATATGACCAGCAGTCTAGACGTTCAAGAGGATTtg ttgtatattttgaaaatgtagatGATGCCAAGGAA GCGAAAGAGCGTGCCAATGGAATGGAGCTTGATGGACGTAGGATCAGAGTTGATTTCTCTATAACAAAGAGACCACATACCCCAACACCAGGAATTTACATGGGGAGACCTACCTA TGGCAGCTCACGCCGTCGAGATTACTACGACAGGGGATATGATCGAGGCTACGATGATCGGGACTATTACAGCAGGTCATACAG aggaggaggtggaggaggaggaggatggagagcTGCTCAAGACAGGGATCAGATATACAG AAGACGGTCACCTTCTCCCTACTATAGTCGTGGAGGATACAGATCACGTTCCAGATCTCGATCATACTCACCTC gTCGCTATTAA